In Streptomyces sp. P3, one DNA window encodes the following:
- the mshA gene encoding D-inositol-3-phosphate glycosyltransferase: protein MSYVNKLGRRSQTAPQRLRLHRRPRRVAMLSVHTSPLHQPGTGDAGGMNVYIVELAQRLAAINIEVEIFTRATTGGLPPVVELAPGVLVRHVDAGPYEGLAKEDLPAQLCAFTHGVMQAWAGHRPGYYDLVHSHYWLSGHVGWLAAQRWGAPLVHAMHTMAKVKNANLADGDTPEPAARVIGETQIVVAADRLIANTTEEAEELARHYHADPGKVAVVHPGVNLDRFRPADGRAAARDRLGLPQDALIPLFAGRIQPLKAPDVLLRAVAVLLDERPELRSRIVVPIVGGPSGSGLAKPEGLQKLAARLGVADVVRFRPPVGQEQLADWFRAASLLVVPSYSESFGLVAIEAQAAGTPVLAAAVGGLPVAVRDGETGFLVQGHDPARYARVLERFADGPELPARMGAAAAAHARSFGWDTAAAATADVYAAAAQAHRRGVRSEHG from the coding sequence GTGAGCTACGTCAACAAGCTCGGGCGTCGCTCTCAGACCGCGCCGCAGCGGCTCAGGCTCCACCGCCGTCCCCGTCGCGTCGCGATGCTCTCCGTGCACACCTCCCCGCTCCACCAGCCAGGCACCGGCGACGCCGGCGGCATGAACGTCTACATCGTCGAGCTCGCCCAGCGCCTCGCAGCCATCAACATCGAGGTCGAGATCTTCACGCGCGCCACGACCGGCGGCCTGCCGCCCGTCGTCGAGCTGGCCCCCGGGGTCCTCGTCCGGCACGTCGACGCGGGCCCTTACGAGGGCCTCGCCAAGGAGGACCTGCCGGCCCAGCTGTGCGCCTTCACGCACGGTGTGATGCAGGCCTGGGCCGGCCACCGCCCCGGCTACTACGACCTAGTGCACTCGCACTACTGGCTCTCCGGCCACGTGGGCTGGCTGGCCGCCCAGCGCTGGGGCGCCCCGCTGGTGCACGCCATGCACACCATGGCCAAGGTCAAGAACGCCAACCTGGCCGACGGCGACACGCCCGAGCCCGCCGCCCGCGTCATCGGCGAGACCCAGATCGTCGTCGCCGCGGACCGCCTCATCGCCAACACGACGGAGGAGGCCGAGGAGCTCGCCCGCCACTACCACGCCGACCCCGGCAAGGTCGCCGTCGTGCACCCCGGCGTCAACCTCGACCGCTTCCGCCCCGCGGACGGCCGCGCCGCCGCCCGTGACCGCCTCGGCCTGCCCCAGGACGCCCTGATCCCCCTCTTCGCGGGCCGCATCCAGCCGCTGAAGGCTCCGGACGTCCTCCTGCGCGCGGTCGCCGTGCTGCTCGACGAGCGCCCCGAGCTCCGTTCCCGCATCGTCGTGCCGATCGTCGGCGGCCCCAGCGGCAGCGGCCTCGCCAAGCCGGAGGGGCTGCAGAAGCTGGCCGCGCGGCTCGGCGTCGCCGACGTCGTGCGGTTCCGGCCGCCGGTCGGCCAGGAACAGCTCGCGGACTGGTTCCGGGCGGCGTCGCTGCTGGTCGTCCCCTCCTACAGCGAGTCCTTCGGACTGGTCGCCATAGAGGCGCAGGCGGCCGGGACACCCGTCCTCGCGGCCGCGGTCGGCGGCCTCCCGGTGGCCGTCCGCGACGGTGAGACGGGCTTCCTGGTGCAGGGCCACGATCCGGCCCGCTACGCGCGCGTGCTCGAGCGGTTCGCCGACGGGCCCGAACTCCCCGCCCGCATGGGCGCGGCCGCCGCCGCGCACGCCCGGTCCTTCGGCTGGGACACCGCCGCGGCCGCCACCGCGGACGTCTACGCGGCCGCGGCCCAGGCCCACCGCCGTGGCGTACGCTCCGAGCATGGGTGA
- a CDS encoding MFS transporter yields MPVAVLRRAARETLSGLPREFWWLWTSTLVNRLGAFVATFMALYLTLDRGYSASYAGLVVSLHGLGGVVSSLGGGVMADRLGRRPTLLVAQTCTAASVALLGFVEHPVAIAGVAFLVGMASNASRPAVQAMMADIVRPEDRVRAFSLNYWAINLGFAVSSMAAGFIAEVSYRAGFLLEAGMTLVCAVVVFLKLPESRPVRTDRDVRDGDAVGLGTVLRDGRFMSVVGLSFLVALVFQQGGVGLPVAMGAAGFTPADYGMAIAVNGVLIVVLQIPVTRFIEHRDPRRLLVISSVLAGYGFGLTAFAGSVGVFALTVCVWTLAEIVNAPTQTGIVVRLSPTHGRGRYQGMYTLSWAVASLVAPVMSGVVIDRFGAEWLWGLCAVVGTAAGAGHAVLMRRLPDEEPVAADDPVTGGSPAAENSDAESPATGNPATGNPATGSPVAAAKPEVGAV; encoded by the coding sequence ATGCCTGTCGCCGTCCTGAGACGCGCCGCCCGAGAGACGCTCTCCGGGCTGCCCCGCGAGTTCTGGTGGCTGTGGACCAGCACCCTCGTCAACCGGCTCGGCGCGTTCGTCGCGACCTTCATGGCGCTGTATCTGACCCTCGACCGCGGATATTCCGCCTCCTACGCCGGGCTCGTCGTCTCGCTGCACGGGCTCGGCGGGGTCGTCTCGTCGCTCGGCGGCGGGGTCATGGCCGACCGGCTCGGACGGCGGCCCACGCTGCTCGTCGCGCAGACCTGCACCGCCGCCTCGGTGGCGCTGCTCGGGTTCGTGGAGCACCCGGTCGCCATCGCCGGGGTCGCCTTCCTCGTCGGGATGGCCTCCAACGCCTCCCGCCCGGCCGTGCAGGCGATGATGGCCGACATCGTGCGGCCCGAGGACCGGGTCCGCGCGTTCTCGCTGAACTACTGGGCCATCAACCTCGGGTTCGCCGTCTCGTCCATGGCCGCCGGGTTCATCGCCGAGGTCAGCTACCGGGCCGGCTTCCTCCTCGAGGCGGGGATGACGCTGGTCTGCGCGGTCGTCGTCTTCCTCAAGCTGCCCGAGTCGCGGCCCGTGCGGACGGACAGGGACGTCCGCGACGGTGACGCGGTCGGACTGGGGACGGTCCTGCGCGACGGACGGTTCATGAGTGTCGTCGGGTTGTCCTTCCTCGTGGCGCTCGTCTTCCAGCAGGGCGGCGTGGGCCTGCCCGTGGCGATGGGCGCGGCCGGGTTCACGCCGGCCGACTACGGCATGGCGATCGCCGTGAACGGCGTGCTCATCGTCGTGCTGCAGATCCCCGTGACGCGGTTCATCGAGCACCGCGATCCGCGACGGCTCCTGGTGATCTCCTCGGTCCTCGCGGGGTACGGCTTCGGGCTCACCGCCTTCGCCGGGTCGGTCGGCGTCTTCGCGCTCACCGTCTGTGTGTGGACGCTGGCCGAGATCGTCAACGCGCCGACGCAGACGGGGATCGTCGTCCGGCTCTCCCCCACCCACGGGCGCGGGCGCTACCAGGGCATGTACACGCTGTCGTGGGCGGTGGCGTCCCTGGTCGCCCCGGTGATGTCCGGTGTCGTGATCGACCGGTTCGGCGCGGAGTGGCTGTGGGGGCTGTGCGCGGTCGTCGGAACGGCCGCGGGCGCCGGGCACGCCGTGCTGATGCGGCGGCTGCCGGACGAGGAGCCGGTCGCCGCCGACGACCCGGTGACGGGCGGCTCCCCGGCCGCAGAGAACTCGGACGCCGAGAGCCCGGCCACCGGGAACCCGGCCACCGGGAACCCGGCCACTGGGAGCCCGGTGGCCGCCGCGAAGCCCGAGGTCGGCGCCGTCTGA
- a CDS encoding SAM-dependent methyltransferase: MTSRAPTRPVGTVTRGTTNPNRLRRMDRWIAATHGRDLRRAADPVAVDLGYGAAPWTAVELLERLRSVAPHARVVGVEIEPARVAAARPYEREGLAFRHGGFEIPTPRRPHLVRAANVLRQYDEGEVAAVWRRLCARLAPADPATGFRGGLLVEGTCDEIGRRHVWVALGPEGPRTVTFATRLGSLQRPSDLAERLPKALIHRNVPGEPVHAFLRDFDRAWAAAAPYASYGARQRWMRAVRDLTAGWPVTDGPTRWRQGEVTVRWAALAPRD; this comes from the coding sequence ATGACGTCCCGCGCCCCGACCCGCCCCGTGGGCACGGTCACGCGCGGCACGACCAACCCCAACCGGCTGCGCCGCATGGACCGCTGGATCGCCGCGACGCACGGCCGCGACCTGCGCCGGGCCGCCGATCCCGTCGCCGTCGACCTCGGTTACGGGGCCGCACCCTGGACCGCCGTCGAGCTGCTGGAGCGGCTGCGCTCCGTCGCGCCGCACGCGCGTGTCGTGGGCGTCGAGATCGAACCGGCCCGAGTGGCGGCCGCCCGGCCGTACGAGCGTGAGGGGCTGGCCTTCCGGCACGGCGGGTTCGAGATCCCGACCCCCCGGCGGCCGCACCTGGTGCGCGCCGCCAACGTGCTGCGCCAGTACGACGAGGGCGAGGTCGCCGCGGTCTGGCGGCGCCTGTGCGCGCGGCTCGCGCCGGCCGACCCGGCGACCGGGTTCCGCGGCGGCCTGCTCGTCGAAGGGACCTGCGACGAGATCGGACGCCGGCACGTGTGGGTGGCGCTGGGACCGGAAGGACCTCGCACGGTCACCTTCGCGACCCGGCTGGGCTCCCTGCAACGGCCCTCGGACCTCGCGGAGCGGCTGCCCAAGGCCCTGATCCACCGCAACGTCCCGGGTGAGCCCGTGCACGCCTTCCTGCGCGACTTCGACCGCGCCTGGGCGGCCGCCGCACCGTACGCGTCGTACGGCGCCCGGCAGCGGTGGATGCGCGCGGTACGGGACCTGACGGCCGGCTGGCCGGTGACGGACGGGCCGACGCGCTGGCGGCAGGGCGAAGTGACGGTGCGATGGGCGGCATTGGCACCGCGGGACTGA
- a CDS encoding phosphoglyceromutase, producing MADAPYKLILLRHGESEWNAKNLFTGWVDVNLNEKGEKEAVRGGELLKDADLLPDVVHTSLQKRAIRTAQLALESADRHWIPVHRSWRLNERHYGALQGKDKAQTLAEFGEEQFMLWRRSYDTPPPALEDGTEFSQSDDPRYASIPPELRPRTECLKDVVVRMLPYWYDGIVPDLLAGRTVLVAAHGNSLRALVKHLDGVSDADIAGLNIPTGIPLSYELDAAFKPLNPGGTYLDPEAAAAAIEAVKNQGKKK from the coding sequence ATGGCCGACGCACCGTACAAGCTGATCCTCCTCCGCCACGGCGAGAGCGAGTGGAACGCGAAGAACCTGTTCACCGGCTGGGTGGACGTCAACCTCAACGAGAAGGGCGAGAAGGAGGCGGTCCGCGGTGGCGAACTCCTGAAGGACGCCGACCTCCTGCCCGACGTGGTCCACACGTCCCTCCAGAAGCGCGCGATCCGCACGGCGCAGCTGGCCCTCGAATCCGCAGACCGCCACTGGATCCCGGTCCACCGCTCCTGGCGTCTGAACGAGCGCCACTACGGCGCCCTCCAGGGCAAGGACAAGGCCCAGACCCTCGCGGAGTTCGGCGAGGAGCAGTTCATGCTGTGGCGCCGCTCCTACGACACCCCGCCCCCGGCCCTCGAGGACGGCACGGAGTTCTCCCAGTCGGACGACCCGCGCTACGCGTCGATCCCGCCGGAGCTCCGCCCCCGCACGGAGTGCCTGAAGGACGTCGTCGTCCGCATGCTCCCCTACTGGTACGACGGCATCGTCCCCGACCTCCTCGCCGGCCGCACGGTCCTGGTCGCCGCCCACGGCAACTCCCTGCGCGCCCTGGTCAAGCACCTCGACGGCGTCTCGGACGCCGACATCGCGGGCCTGAACATCCCGACGGGCATCCCCCTCTCCTACGAACTCGACGCCGCCTTCAAGCCCCTCAACCCCGGCGGCACCTACCTCGACCCCGAGGCGGCCGCAGCAGCGATCGAAGCAGTGAAAAACCAGGGCAAGAAGAAGTAG
- a CDS encoding C40 family peptidase, giving the protein MGTGKRGLLAAAVTVVCAVTVLGAPGAAFASPNPTPAPTPKAGSSAPALPSTATNKDLEAVRTQLEALYHDAAVATDAYNAAEEAAQKQSAEIVELAKKIVAGQKKLDDLKDRAGAAARAQYRTGGLPDEAQLMLSDDPSEFLDGAGRVRQGQRATKGLIGQLTQVQQDLEQYSKDASTQWQKLEAGRKTKAAAQKKIEKQIAAAEKLESRLEKKEKERLEQLEAQIAQKAQTAWLDTGILKEIDSAASPQGKAAVQFATAQMGKPYVWGAAGPKSFDCSGLTSEAWKSAGRPIPRTSQEQWKQLPHVAVQDMRPGDLIIYFGDASHVAMYVGDGAIIHAPRPGRTVTLAGAGTMPILGVVRPDA; this is encoded by the coding sequence ATGGGAACGGGGAAGCGCGGCCTGCTCGCTGCAGCTGTGACCGTGGTCTGCGCGGTCACCGTGCTGGGGGCGCCCGGCGCGGCGTTCGCCAGCCCGAACCCCACGCCGGCCCCTACGCCGAAGGCGGGTTCGTCGGCCCCCGCACTTCCCTCGACCGCCACCAACAAGGACCTCGAGGCCGTCCGCACCCAGCTCGAAGCGCTGTACCACGACGCCGCGGTGGCCACCGACGCCTACAACGCGGCCGAGGAAGCGGCGCAGAAGCAGTCCGCGGAGATCGTCGAGCTGGCCAAGAAGATCGTCGCGGGCCAGAAGAAGCTGGACGACCTCAAGGACCGCGCGGGCGCCGCGGCCCGCGCGCAGTACCGCACGGGAGGCCTGCCCGACGAGGCGCAGCTGATGCTGAGCGACGACCCGTCGGAGTTCCTCGACGGCGCGGGCCGGGTCCGCCAGGGCCAGCGCGCGACCAAGGGTCTGATCGGCCAGCTGACGCAGGTCCAGCAGGACTTGGAGCAGTACTCCAAGGACGCCTCCACCCAGTGGCAGAAGCTGGAGGCGGGCCGCAAGACCAAGGCGGCGGCCCAGAAGAAGATCGAGAAGCAGATCGCCGCGGCGGAGAAGCTCGAGTCCCGGCTGGAGAAGAAGGAGAAGGAGCGCCTCGAGCAACTGGAGGCGCAAATCGCGCAGAAGGCGCAGACCGCCTGGCTGGACACCGGCATCCTCAAGGAGATCGACAGCGCGGCGTCCCCACAGGGCAAGGCGGCCGTGCAGTTCGCCACCGCTCAGATGGGCAAGCCGTACGTATGGGGCGCCGCGGGGCCGAAGAGCTTCGACTGCTCCGGTCTGACCTCCGAGGCCTGGAAGAGCGCCGGACGGCCGATCCCCCGCACCTCGCAGGAGCAGTGGAAGCAGTTGCCGCACGTCGCCGTCCAGGACATGCGCCCCGGCGACCTGATCATCTACTTCGGCGACGCCAGCCACGTCGCGATGTACGTGGGCGACGGCGCGATCATCCACGCCCCGCGCCCGGGCCGCACGGTCACGCTCGCGGGAGCGGGCACGATGCCGATTCTCGGAGTGGTCCGCCCGGACGCGTGA
- a CDS encoding YbjN domain-containing protein: MGDVEKTAAQVIEDFLKDAELEWESPSPGSYVVQLPGARKLKTTVSLIVGRHSLSLNAFVVRHPDENESGVHRWLLERNLKLYGVSYAVDQLGDVYVTARLPLAAVTADEIDRLMGQVLEAADGAFNTLLELGFASAIRREYEWRVSRGEPTRNLDAFAHLTRRPAGPSPA, encoded by the coding sequence ATGGGTGACGTGGAGAAGACGGCCGCGCAGGTCATCGAGGACTTCCTGAAGGACGCGGAGCTGGAGTGGGAGAGCCCGTCGCCCGGCTCGTACGTGGTCCAGCTCCCCGGCGCCCGCAAGCTCAAGACGACCGTCTCCCTCATCGTCGGCCGTCACTCCCTCTCCCTGAACGCCTTCGTCGTCCGCCACCCGGACGAGAACGAGTCCGGCGTCCACCGCTGGCTGCTGGAGCGCAACCTCAAGCTGTACGGGGTGAGTTACGCCGTCGACCAGCTCGGCGACGTCTACGTCACCGCCCGGCTGCCCCTCGCCGCCGTCACCGCCGACGAGATCGACCGCCTCATGGGCCAGGTCCTGGAGGCGGCCGACGGCGCGTTCAACACGCTGCTGGAGCTCGGGTTCGCGAGCGCCATCCGCCGGGAGTACGAGTGGCGGGTCTCCCGGGGCGAGCCGACGCGCAACCTGGACGCCTTCGCCCACCTGACCCGCCGGCCGGCCGGACCCTCGCCCGCCTGA